The Solibacillus sp. FSL W7-1464 genome contains a region encoding:
- the pstA gene encoding phosphate ABC transporter permease PstA, protein MRYMQEELVMKRMNKRLISNKMWKIIFIIATSFALVSLGMLLYRILAQGLGFLDINFITNFASRIPENAGIKAALVGSLWLMSVVAPVSIILGVSTALYLEEYAKQNKLNDFIRMNISNLAGVPSIVFGLLGLTIFVRLFGFEKSILAAGLTMSLLILPVIIVAAQEAIRAVPNEQREASYGMGATKWQTIVRVVLPAAIPGILTGSILALSRAIGETAPLVVIGIPVILQFLPTGYLDTFTALPMQIFDWAKRPQEAFQYVASAGIIVLMIFLLTMNSIAIIIRNKFQKRY, encoded by the coding sequence ATGCGCTATATGCAAGAAGAGTTAGTAATGAAGCGTATGAATAAACGCCTCATTTCAAATAAAATGTGGAAAATAATTTTCATTATTGCCACAAGTTTTGCCCTAGTATCACTAGGTATGCTGCTTTACCGAATTTTGGCGCAAGGACTTGGTTTTTTAGATATAAATTTCATTACAAACTTCGCGTCACGTATCCCTGAAAATGCAGGGATTAAAGCAGCATTGGTCGGATCATTATGGCTGATGAGCGTAGTTGCTCCTGTATCAATAATTTTAGGTGTGAGTACAGCGCTCTATTTGGAAGAATACGCAAAGCAAAATAAATTGAATGATTTTATCCGCATGAATATTTCTAACTTGGCAGGGGTTCCTTCAATTGTTTTCGGTTTGCTGGGATTAACAATTTTCGTTCGGCTGTTCGGCTTTGAAAAGAGTATTTTGGCGGCCGGTTTGACGATGAGTTTACTAATATTACCGGTTATTATTGTTGCTGCTCAAGAAGCGATCCGCGCGGTGCCAAATGAACAGCGGGAAGCTTCATACGGAATGGGTGCGACAAAATGGCAAACGATCGTCCGGGTTGTTCTGCCGGCGGCTATTCCGGGTATTTTAACAGGTAGTATTTTAGCTTTATCCCGCGCAATTGGAGAAACAGCACCATTGGTCGTGATCGGAATCCCTGTAATATTACAATTTTTACCAACCGGTTATCTGGATACATTTACCGCATTGCCGATGCAAATATTCGACTGGGCAAAACGTCCGCAAGAAGCATTCCAGTATGTGGCATCTGCCGGAATCATCGTATTAATGATTTTCCTATTAACGATGAATTCCATTGCAATCATTATCCGAAATAAATTCCAAAAACGATATTAG
- the phoU gene encoding phosphate signaling complex protein PhoU — translation MIRERFEHDLIAVQQDLMELCDLSIHSLQEAFKAFLKKDIDIALQVIDTDPKINRLEEIINDRVILLIAKQQPVATDLRRLIVVIKAASDMERIGDHAVNIAKESIRIGKEPFVTSVEPIEEMFHKTTLMLRQIVDAFIEENTIKAKEIANLDDEVDELTGNTLSNLMKLSVSNEHVAQVTSLSYVCRCIERAADHATNIAEHLFYLVKGKHYELNN, via the coding sequence ATGATTCGTGAACGTTTCGAACATGATCTAATAGCAGTTCAACAAGATTTAATGGAACTTTGTGATTTAAGCATTCATTCATTACAGGAGGCTTTTAAAGCCTTTTTGAAAAAGGATATAGATATAGCATTACAGGTAATTGATACCGATCCAAAGATAAACCGGTTGGAAGAAATCATAAATGACCGCGTAATTTTACTGATTGCAAAACAGCAGCCTGTTGCGACTGATTTGCGTCGGTTGATCGTTGTCATTAAAGCGGCATCGGATATGGAGAGAATCGGGGATCATGCGGTCAATATTGCAAAAGAATCGATTCGTATCGGAAAAGAGCCATTTGTTACGAGCGTGGAACCGATTGAGGAAATGTTTCATAAAACGACCTTAATGCTGCGCCAAATTGTGGATGCTTTTATTGAGGAAAATACTATAAAGGCAAAAGAAATTGCAAATCTTGATGATGAAGTCGACGAATTAACAGGCAATACGCTCAGTAACTTGATGAAGCTCTCTGTTTCCAACGAGCATGTGGCACAAGTGACGAGTTTATCCTACGTCTGCCGCTGTATCGAACGCGCGGCAGACCACGCAACAAACATTGCAGAGCATTTATTCTATCTTGTAAAAGGAAAGCATTATGAACTGAATAATTAA
- the pstC gene encoding phosphate ABC transporter permease subunit PstC: MALKQQEQVSVQQLIERSRNRKGKKVIEKLVPFGLFLAATISVLTTFGIVFTLIFETFEFFTRVSITDYLFGTEWLPFSGKEPLYGILPLIFGTFKITLIAIIVAVPFGLGAAIYLSEYASERVRKIIKPILEVLAGVPTIVYGFFALTFITPILQTVIPNLKIFNAISPGIVVGIMILPMITSMSEDAMSSVPRSIREGALGLGATKFEVAVKVVLPAALSGIVASVVLGISRAIGETMIVSLAGGSTPKFDFGFTDSIQTMTAYIVQVTTGDAGYGTTIYYSIYAVGFTLFIFTLAMNLLATYISKRFREEY; this comes from the coding sequence ATGGCTCTTAAACAACAGGAGCAAGTAAGTGTCCAACAATTAATCGAGCGTTCGCGCAATCGCAAAGGAAAGAAAGTAATCGAAAAGTTAGTACCGTTCGGGTTATTTCTAGCAGCGACGATTTCGGTTCTTACGACGTTTGGGATTGTATTTACACTAATATTCGAGACATTTGAATTCTTTACGCGAGTGTCGATTACAGATTATTTATTTGGTACAGAATGGCTTCCATTTTCAGGTAAAGAGCCGTTGTACGGAATATTACCATTAATATTCGGGACATTTAAAATAACACTGATTGCTATTATTGTAGCAGTACCATTTGGTTTAGGCGCTGCCATCTATTTAAGTGAATATGCATCAGAACGTGTACGAAAAATCATTAAACCGATTTTAGAAGTACTTGCAGGTGTACCGACGATTGTTTACGGGTTTTTTGCCTTAACATTCATTACACCGATATTACAGACGGTTATTCCCAATTTGAAAATTTTCAATGCAATCAGCCCGGGAATCGTTGTTGGAATTATGATTCTTCCAATGATTACCTCCATGTCCGAAGATGCGATGAGCTCTGTTCCAAGGTCGATTCGTGAAGGGGCGCTCGGGTTAGGTGCAACAAAATTCGAAGTGGCCGTTAAAGTTGTTCTGCCTGCCGCTTTATCAGGAATTGTCGCTTCTGTCGTATTAGGTATTTCCCGGGCAATAGGTGAGACGATGATTGTTTCTTTGGCAGGAGGATCTACACCAAAATTCGACTTTGGCTTTACTGATTCGATTCAAACGATGACAGCCTATATCGTTCAAGTGACGACAGGTGATGCCGGTTACGGTACAACAATTTACTACTCGATTTACGCTGTAGGATTCACGTTGTTTATTTTCACGTTAGCGATGAACTTGCTCGCAACCTATATTTCAAAACGCTTCCGAGAGGAGTATTAA
- a CDS encoding sigma-70 family RNA polymerase sigma factor, whose product MNEDIGQIIDEYSKHLLRIAYFYTKNRHAAEDIVQDVYIKFMQTDYSESGQLRAYLTKMTVNKSKDYLKSWAYKKIQFETKWWMKATDHDHVIQQEERSSIGAAILKLPLKYREPIILYYYEEMSVLQVAAILQINENTVKTRLRRGREQLRPVLEGEWEVLRHE is encoded by the coding sequence ATGAATGAGGATATCGGGCAGATTATTGATGAATACAGTAAGCATTTGTTGCGCATCGCATACTTTTACACCAAAAATCGGCATGCTGCCGAAGACATTGTACAAGATGTTTACATAAAGTTTATGCAGACCGACTACTCGGAAAGCGGTCAATTAAGAGCATATTTAACAAAAATGACGGTTAATAAAAGTAAAGATTACTTAAAGAGCTGGGCGTATAAAAAAATACAATTTGAAACGAAATGGTGGATGAAAGCGACGGACCATGATCATGTCATCCAGCAAGAAGAACGATCCAGTATCGGGGCAGCTATTTTAAAGCTGCCATTGAAATACCGGGAACCAATAATATTGTATTACTACGAAGAAATGAGTGTCCTGCAAGTGGCGGCCATATTGCAGATTAACGAAAATACCGTAAAGACCCGGTTAAGGCGGGGTCGCGAACAATTAAGGCCAGTACTGGAAGGAGAATGGGAGGTGCTTCGTCATGAATGA
- the pstB gene encoding phosphate ABC transporter ATP-binding protein PstB, translated as MHSSNFNLWYGDHHALKDINLEMKENEVTAIIGPSGCGKSTYIKALNRMVELVPIVRTSGEINYRGRNIFSNGYEVEELRTKVGMVFQKPNPFPKSIYDNIAYGPRIHGIKNKKILDEIVEKSLRGAAIWDEVKDRLNQNAYGLSGGQQQRICIARCLAIEPDVILMDEPTSALDPISTLKVEELVQQMKEQYSIVIVTHNMQQAARISDKTAFFLNGEVVEFDNTDIIFSTPSDQRTEDYISGRFG; from the coding sequence ATGCATTCCAGTAACTTTAATTTATGGTATGGGGACCATCATGCTTTAAAAGATATCAACCTGGAAATGAAAGAAAATGAAGTGACGGCGATTATCGGACCTTCCGGCTGCGGGAAATCGACCTATATAAAGGCATTGAATCGGATGGTTGAACTTGTGCCGATCGTACGTACATCGGGGGAGATCAATTACCGCGGCCGCAATATTTTTTCGAACGGCTATGAAGTGGAAGAACTTCGCACGAAAGTCGGAATGGTGTTCCAAAAACCGAACCCTTTTCCGAAGTCGATTTATGATAATATCGCATACGGGCCACGCATTCACGGGATAAAAAATAAGAAAATACTGGACGAAATTGTAGAAAAGTCACTGCGCGGTGCAGCCATTTGGGATGAAGTAAAAGATCGCTTAAACCAGAATGCCTATGGATTATCAGGTGGTCAGCAGCAGCGTATTTGTATCGCACGCTGCCTGGCAATCGAACCGGATGTCATTTTAATGGATGAACCGACATCAGCGCTTGACCCAATTTCGACATTAAAAGTAGAAGAGCTTGTACAGCAGATGAAAGAACAATATTCGATCGTCATCGTGACACATAATATGCAGCAGGCAGCACGTATATCCGACAAAACGGCCTTCTTCCTGAACGGTGAAGTCGTGGAGTTCGATAATACAGATATCATTTTCTCGACACCGTCAGATCAGCGCACCGAAGACTATATTTCAGGTCGATTTGGATAA